From a single Manduca sexta isolate Smith_Timp_Sample1 unplaced genomic scaffold, JHU_Msex_v1.0 HiC_scaffold_2967, whole genome shotgun sequence genomic region:
- the LOC115447965 gene encoding palmitoyltransferase ZDHHC3 produces the protein MIRDFYDSTDEDDMESQYQIDPECLVLTPPDKDMHNRCCGGKAWCIKDICGIICAVLTWLLILYAEFVVMMVMLLPSLSTYPFYSYVNIFIFQILAFLAFASHLRTMFTDPVSLPL, from the exons ATGATACGTGATTTCTATGATAGTACTGATGAAGATGACATGGAAAGTCAGTATCAGATTGACCCAGAGTGCTTGGTGCTGACTCCGCCAGACAAAGATATGCATAACCGGTGCTGCGGGGGCAAAGCCTGGTGTATAAAG GATATATGTGGCATAATATGTGCAGTGCTGACATGGTTGTTGATACTGTACGCGGAGTTCGTAGTGATGATGGTGATGTTGCTGCCCAGTTTGTCGACGTACCCGTTCTACAGTTACGTcaacatatttatattccaGATACTGGCATTCCTTGCGTTTGCATCACATTTGAGGACTATGTTCACCGACCCTGTAAGtttacctttataa
- the LOC115447966 gene encoding LOW QUALITY PROTEIN: transmembrane protein 208 (The sequence of the model RefSeq protein was modified relative to this genomic sequence to represent the inferred CDS: inserted 1 base in 1 codon; substituted 2 bases at 2 genomic stop codons), producing MPPPQKGKAPTKGAKQILAENSATVSFYRNMSLGACAVYTSVTLFLYYEYLTAWVIVMNIFVIALYVTCNQIMRYISRPSYSDNSQLLDPGLDLNMEGGMGEXTPXKDIVILTSITHVLAVXSNYFWLLLLLLPVRAFWLLWVNILGPWFFQEAPQDTEQDEKKRKKMERKMKRFQQ from the exons ATGCCTCct CCTCAGAAAGGAAAAGCACCCACCAAGGGGGCTAAACAAATTTTGGCTGAGAATTCTGCAACGGTATCATTTTACCGTAACATGTCATTAGGGGCATGTGCAGTTTACACCAGTGTTACTTTGTTCCTTTATTATGAATACTTAACAGCATGGGTTata gtcaTGAACATTTTTGTCATTGCTCTCTATGTAACATGCAATCAAATAATGAGGTATATAAGTCGTCCCAGCTATTCAGATAATAGCCAGCTCCTTGACCCTGGATTAGATTTAAACATGGAAGGTGGTATGGGAGAGTGA ACACCGTAAAAGGATATTGTTATACTAACATCCATCACACATGTTCTAGCAG TTTCAAACTACTTCTGGTTACTTCTCCTTCTTCTTCCTGTGAGGGCTTTTTGGCTATTGTGGGTAAATATTCTCGGCCCATGGTTCTTCCAAGAAGCACCCCAAGATACAGAGCAGGATGAAAAGAAACGGAAAAAAATGGAAAGAAAAATGAAGCGATTCCAACAGTAG